The window TGAATCGCCGGGCGGCCGTATTCGCTGCCGCCGGTGTAGATCGTGAGGTTCGCCAGCGGTCGGGCAACGCCGGGACTGTGGGTGTGGCCGCAGTAGACGGTCACTTCGCGATCAGGGTACTCCGGAGCGATCTCGAGCAGCACGTCGCCGATCGCTTTGCAGGTGAAGTGCGGCGCCCATTCGTCGTCGGAGATTTGCCCTTCGTGCCAACAGGCCTCGCGCAGCGGCGGGAGATGCGTTGCGATGAGCACATGTCGAAAGCGCGCTAGCGCCGCGGGCAGCGTGCGGCGAATCTCTGCCGCCGCCTGATCGCCGAGCGCCTTGAGCACCGGCCAGCGCTCGGCTTTGGTGATGCCCGCCAGTTCGGCGATCAGCTTGTAGTCGTTCATCATCACGAACGATCGCTCGTAGTCGCCGAATCGCGCGTCGGCCCAGCCGTCGTTGCCGATGAGTCCCGTGCCGGATACAAGCTCGATCGGCTCGTGGCCGGTGAGATAGCGCAGATTCGACCGCTCGCGGCAGAGCTGGCGCACGGCCTCGCGCACGCCGTGGATCGAGCCGCCATAGAAATCGTGATTCCCGAGCACGAAATAGATCGGCCGGGCGATGGCGTCGTCGAGCTGCGCGAGCCGATTCACGACATCCGCCGCATCCGAGATATCGCCCGTCAACAGCACGGCATCCGGCCCCGCGGAACGCACCTGGCCGAGGAACTGTCTAACTTCCTCGG is drawn from Pirellulales bacterium and contains these coding sequences:
- a CDS encoding metallophosphoesterase yields the protein EEVRQFLGQVRSAGPDAVLLTGDISDAADVVNRLAQLDDAIARPIYFVLGNHDFYGGSIHGVREAVRQLCRERSNLRYLTGHEPIELVSGTGLIGNDGWADARFGDYERSFVMMNDYKLIAELAGITKAERWPVLKALGDQAAAEIRRTLPAALARFRHVLIATHLPPLREACWHEGQISDDEWAPHFTCKAIGDVLLEIAPEYPDREVTVYCGHTHSPGVARPLANLTIYTGGSEYGRPAIQRMIELDPEPL